One stretch of Anolis carolinensis isolate JA03-04 chromosome 3, rAnoCar3.1.pri, whole genome shotgun sequence DNA includes these proteins:
- the LOC100562938 gene encoding structural maintenance of chromosomes protein 6 isoform X7 has protein sequence MRLANWKCSRIITSAATKISETCVAVATGTKSTRETWIAAKGASVFQSRHMNIWLRKQINCLINEGNNIKANVWDLQVTMRNMKAELKRIKHTEEKITYLEKEIETARKNHEEENITTSSEEQYLKKLEKDKENLHLRIFMLSEKSSALIASKEINQQSYLQLYCNVNKLQRELQECKLICVEEDDVFTKMKHQIRELEEYIQEYQGKIQVLEDREKNLKKELSAIVKDKTQHRIKFQGRKNTERRKFCEEAALWW, from the exons ATGAGGCTGGCAAACTGGAAATGCAGCAGAATAATCACATCGGCTGCTACTAAG ATTTCTGAAACTTGCGTAGCTGTTGCTACAGGAACCAAGAGTACCCG GGAAACATGGATAGCAGCAAAAGGAGCCTCCGTCTTCCAGTCTAGGCATATGAATATATGGCTTAGAAAGCAAATCAACTGTCTCATTAATGAAGGGAACAACATCAAGGCAAATGTTTGGGATCTGCAAGTGACTATGAGGAACATGAAAGCTGAGCTCAAAAG GATAAAGCACACTGAAGAGAAAATAACTTATTTAGAAAAAGAGATTGAAACAGCAAGGAAAAATCATGAAGAAGAGAACATAACCACATCTTCAGAGGAGCAGTATCTTAAAAAGCTG GAGAAAGACAAGGAAAATTTGCATTTGAGAATCTTCATGCTTTCTGAGAAG AGTTCAGCTTTGATAGCATCCAAAGAGATCAACCAGCAAAGTTACCTGCAGCTCTACTGTAATGTCAATAAACTACAG AGGGAACTTCAGGAATGCAAACTGATCTGTGTGGAGGAAGATGACGTTTTCACAAAG ATGAAGCACCAAATCAGAGAGCTAGAAGAGTATATACAAGAATACCAAGGGAAAATACAG GTTCTTgaagacagagagaaaaacctGAAGAAGGAGCTGTCAGCAATTGTGAAAGACAAGACTCA ACATCGTATCAAGTTTCAAG GAAGAAAAAATACGGAAAGAAGAAAATTCTGTGAAGAAGCAGCTTTGTGGTGGTAG
- the LOC100562938 gene encoding uncharacterized protein LOC100562938 isoform X6: MRLANWKCSRIITSAATKISETCVAVATGTKSTRETWIAAKGASVFQSRHMNIWLRKQINCLINEGNNIKANVWDLQVTMRNMKAELKRIKHTEEKITYLEKEIETARKNHEEENITTSSEEQYLKKLEKDKENLHLRIFMLSEKSSALIASKEINQQSYLQLYCNVNKLQRELQECKLICVEEDDVFTKMKHQIRELEEYIQEYQGKIQVLEDREKNLKKELSAIVKDKTQHRIKFQGKFLNLHPKSLMYEIARAELEEKIRKEENSVKKQLCGG; the protein is encoded by the exons ATGAGGCTGGCAAACTGGAAATGCAGCAGAATAATCACATCGGCTGCTACTAAG ATTTCTGAAACTTGCGTAGCTGTTGCTACAGGAACCAAGAGTACCCG GGAAACATGGATAGCAGCAAAAGGAGCCTCCGTCTTCCAGTCTAGGCATATGAATATATGGCTTAGAAAGCAAATCAACTGTCTCATTAATGAAGGGAACAACATCAAGGCAAATGTTTGGGATCTGCAAGTGACTATGAGGAACATGAAAGCTGAGCTCAAAAG GATAAAGCACACTGAAGAGAAAATAACTTATTTAGAAAAAGAGATTGAAACAGCAAGGAAAAATCATGAAGAAGAGAACATAACCACATCTTCAGAGGAGCAGTATCTTAAAAAGCTG GAGAAAGACAAGGAAAATTTGCATTTGAGAATCTTCATGCTTTCTGAGAAG AGTTCAGCTTTGATAGCATCCAAAGAGATCAACCAGCAAAGTTACCTGCAGCTCTACTGTAATGTCAATAAACTACAG AGGGAACTTCAGGAATGCAAACTGATCTGTGTGGAGGAAGATGACGTTTTCACAAAG ATGAAGCACCAAATCAGAGAGCTAGAAGAGTATATACAAGAATACCAAGGGAAAATACAG GTTCTTgaagacagagagaaaaacctGAAGAAGGAGCTGTCAGCAATTGTGAAAGACAAGACTCA ACATCGTATCAAGTTTCAAGGCAAGTTTTTgaacctacatccaaagagcttGATGTATGAAATAGCCAGGGCTGAACTG GAAGAAAAAATACGGAAAGAAGAAAATTCTGTGAAGAAGCAGCTTTGTGGTG